CAGGAGCGGGAGGAGTTCGTGGCCATCTTTTCCGATCTCTTGGAGCGGTCGTACCGCAAGAAGATCGAACACTATACCGATCAAGAAATCATCTATACCAAGGAGCGGGTGGACGGGAAGTATGGGGTCGTCAGCACCGTGATCTCTGACAGAGAGGAGAATGTGGAAATTCCCATTGATTACAGGGTTATCCGTCGCAACGACCAGTGGAAGATCTACGACGTGGTGATCGATGGCATCAGCCTGGTCAGCAACTACCGGAGCCAGTTCAACCGCATCATCCAGAGGGGCTCGTATGCCGAGCTTGTCAAAAAGATGCGGGTCAAGCAGGAGGTCGAAGCAGCGGAAGAGAGCACCGCTTCCAGACGAAAACAGTAAGCGGAGTTCCAGGGAGGATCAGTACCGATTATGGCCCGGCGGTGGTCCCGTGTGATTCTGAACTCTCCTCGTGTCGTCCTCCTCCTGACGAGTCTGCTCGCTGTGCTCTCTCTGCTGGTCGCGGCGCGTCGGATGGAGATTCGCCCAAGTCGGGCGGAGCTGGTCTTTACCGATCAGCGGCTTGCCCAACTGAAGCGGGCCTATAAGCGGGAGTTTCCAGACCGGGATGGCGTCGTTGTGGTTGTGGACGCCACGGATCTGTCCCGGGCAAAGCAGTTTGTCTCGAGCCTGGCCGTGCGACTCCAGAGTGACCCGGAGCACATCGCTGAGGTGTTTTATCGGGTCGACGAGGCCCCGTTCGAGGCTCATTCCCTCCAGTACCTGACTCCGGAGGAGCTGGAAGAGGTCCACGGCAAAATCGATGACCACCGCGAATTGATCCGGGACGTGACCACCGCACCGGGGCTCAACACCCTGTTTGCGGGCATCAACCGGGAGATGGGTCAGGCCCTGGTCGGGCATTTCTTTACCGGCTTCCTTGAGGAGGAGAACAAGTCGGAGGAGGTGGATCTCGTATTCCTCAACTCCATGCTCCGGCAGGTCCTGGACTGGTCGAACGGCGTTCGCTCCTTC
The window above is part of the Candidatus Methylomirabilota bacterium genome. Proteins encoded here:
- a CDS encoding ABC transporter substrate-binding protein, yielding MRKVMRKALILCGMSALVISSLSFAQAGPTAQVRGTIDRVLDILRDPALQGPEKEGVRVKQMRKIIYARFDFSEMARRCLGTHWRKRTAQEREEFVAIFSDLLERSYRKKIEHYTDQEIIYTKERVDGKYGVVSTVISDREENVEIPIDYRVIRRNDQWKIYDVVIDGISLVSNYRSQFNRIIQRGSYAELVKKMRVKQEVEAAEESTASRRKQ